The following are from one region of the Corylus avellana chromosome ca1, CavTom2PMs-1.0 genome:
- the LOC132191886 gene encoding ABC transporter C family member 10-like, with protein sequence MKVERDSVGLVTPFAKAGFVSRMSFWWLNPLMKKGRKKTLEDVDIPKLREADRAENCYMLFLEQLNKQKRAKPSILKAIILCHWKEIILTGCFALLKILTASAGPLLLNSFILVGEGKKSFKYEGHLLAISFLFIKSIESISQRQWFFRSRLIGLKVRSLLIAAIYKKQLRLTNSARLKHSAGEIMNYRYYFASAKELMRINGTTKSLVASHLAESLAGAMTIRAFEKEDKFFAKNLDLIDTNASPSFHNFSANEWLTQWIEMISAVVLASAALCMVLLPPRTFSFGLMGMSLSYGLSLSNNLVRAIQMHCSIANDIISVERLYQYMHIPSEAPQVIEGSRPMTYWPAVGKVEIQDLQVRYRPSAPLVLCGINCTFEGGHKIGIVGRTGSGKTTLISALFRLVEPAAGKIIVDGIDISQIGLHDLRSRLGIIPQDPTLFNGNVRYNLDPLSQYSDQEIWEVIEKCQLQETLQDKGKGLEALVVEDGSNWSVGQRQLFCLGRVLLRKSRILVLDEATASIDNATDTILQKTIRTEFADCTVIIVAHRIPTVMDCNMVLAISDGKVMEYDAPRNLMKREDSLFGQLVKEYWSRSESTKPH encoded by the exons atgaaggttgaaagagatTCTGTTGGACTTGTTACTCCATTTGCCAAAGCTGGATTCGTGAGCAGAATGTCGTTTTGGTGGTTAAATCCGTTGATGAAAAAAGGCAGGAAGAAAACTCTTGAGGATGTAGATATACCCAAGTTGCGCGAGGCAGATCGAGCAGAAAATTGTTATATGCTGTTCTTGGAACAATTGAATAAGCAGAAAAGAGCAAAACCATCAATTTTAAAGGCAATAATCTTGTGCCATTGGAAAGAAATCATCTTAACTGGGTGTTTTGCTTTGTTAAAGATTCTTACAGCGTCTGCCGGCCCCTTACTTCTGAACTCCTTCATATTGGTTGGTGAGGGGAAAAAAAGTTTCAAGTACGAAGGACACTTGCTGgcaatatcatttttatttataaagagCATAGAATCCATATCACAGAGGCAATGGTTCTTCCGAAGCAGGCTTATTGGCCTGAAAGTGAGATCATTGCTAATTGCAGCCATTTATAAAAAGCAACTGAGATTAACCAATTCAGCTAGGTTGAAGCACTCAGCTGGTGAGATAATGAACTAT AGATACTACTTCGCCTCTGCAAAAGAACTAATGAGGATAAATGGCACAACCAAGTCTTTAGTAGCAAGTCATCTAGCTGAGTCTTTAGCGGGAGCCATGACAATAAGGGCTTTTGAGAAGGAAGACAAGTTCTTTGCAAAAAATCTTGACCTCATTGACACCAATGCTAGTCCTTCTTTCCACAACTTTTCAGCAAATGAGTGGTTGACCCAATGGATAGAAATGATAAGTGCAGTTGTTCTTGCCTCTGCAGCACTTTGCATGGTTTTGCTTCCTCCCCGAACTTTTAGCTTTG GACTTATGGGGATGTCACTTTCTTATGGTCTTTCCTTAAGCAATAACCTTGTCCGTGCAATTCAAATGCATTGCAGTATAGCAAATGACATCATTTCTGTAGAAAGGCTATATCAATACATGCATATTCCCAGTGAAGCCCCTCAAGTAATAGAAGGGAGCCGCCCAATGACATATTGGCCGGCTGTGGGTAAAGTGGAGATACAAGATTTGCAG GTCAGATATAGGCCCAGTGCACCTCTCGTTCTTTGCGGGATAAATTGCACTTTTGAAGGAGGGCACAAGATTGGTATTGTTGGCCGAACTGGCAGTGGGAAAACTACCCTCATAAGTGCTCTTTTTCGTCTGGTGGAGCCAGCTGCAGGGAAGATTATAGTTGATGGCATTGACATCTCTCAAATTGGACTTCATGATCTTAGGTCACGTCTCGGAATAATTCCTCAAGATCCTACTCTTTTTAATGGGAATGTGCGATACAATTTGGATCCCTTGTCTCAATATTCTGACCAAGAAATCTGGGAG GTTATTGAAAAGTGTCAGCTGCAAGAGACTCTTCAAGATAAAGGAAAGGGCCTAGAAGCCTTAG TTGTGGAAGATGGATCAAATTGGAGCGTGGGGCAGCGACAACTTTTCTGTTTAGGGCGAGTACTTCTGAGGAAAAGTCGGATATTGGTGCTCGATGAAGCAACTGCATCAATTGATAATGCAACTGATACGATTCTGCAGAAAACTATTCGGACTGAATTTGCAGATTGTACTGTAATCATAGTGGCACACAGGATACCAACCGTGATGGATTGCAACATGGTTCTCGCCATTAGCGATG GAAAAGTAATGGAGTATGATGCACCTAGGAACTTGATGAAGAGAGAAGATTCGCTGTTCGGGCAGCTTGTGAAGGAATACTGGTCCCGTTCTGAGTCTACAAAACCCCATTGA
- the LOC132167116 gene encoding ABC transporter C family member 10-like — MKVERDSVGLVTPFAKAGFLSRMSFWWLNPLMKKGRKKTFEDEDIPKLCEADRAENCYMLFLEQLNRQKRPKPSILKAIILCHWKEIILTGCFALLKILTASAGPLLLNSFILVGEGKKSFEYEGHLLAISFLVLKSIESISQRQWFFRSRLIGLKVRSLLIAAIYKKQLRLTNSARLKHSAGEIMNYVTVDAYRIGELPFWFHESWTTGLQLCLALAILVHAVGLATIAALVVIILTVLCNIPIGKIQHKFQSKLMVAQDERLKASSEALVNMKVLKLYAWETHFKNVIENLRNVEHKRLSAVQSERAYHCILFWSTPVLVSSATFGACYFLRVPLHANNVFTFVATFRLVQDSISHIPDVLGVFIQAKIAFARILQFLEAPELQSAHVQHDCNMESVNHSIFIKSAKFSWEENSSEPTLRNINLEVRPGEKVAICGEVGSGKSTLLAAILGEVPKIQGTIKVCGKISYVSQTAWIQNGTIQENILFGSGMDSERYRETLERCSLVKDIELLPFGDLTEIGERGINLSGGQKQRVQLARALYQNADIFLLDDPFSALDAHTAMTLFNEYVLGALSGKTVLLVTHQVDFLPAFDSVLFMSDGEIQQEGPYHRLLASSKEFQNLVNAHKETAGSERLAAVSSAQRHGTTSREIRKTYVEKELKAGKSDQLIKQEEREIGDMGFKPYMQYLNQSKGFLYFTMASISHLIFAIGLILQNSWMAAKVDNPHVSTSRLVLVYLLIGLASILFFIFRCLCTLAMGLKSSKSLFLKLLDSLFHAPMSFYDSTPLGRILSRISSDLSIMDLDVPLSLTFSVASTINVCSALVVLAVVTWQVLFVCVPMIYLAISLERYYFASAKELMRINGTTKSLVASHLAESLAGAMTIRAFEKEDKFFAKNLDLIDTNASPSFHNFSANEWLTQWIEMISAVVLASAALCMVLLPPRTFSFGLMGMSLSYGLSLSNNLVRAIQMHCSIANDIISVERLYQYMHIPSEAPQVIEGSRPMTYWPAVGKVKIQDLQVRYRPNAPLVLCGINCTFEGGHKIGIVGRTGSGKTTLISALFRLVEPAAGKIIVDGIDISQIGLHDLRSRLGIIPQDPTLFNGNVRYNLDPLSQYSDQEIWEVIEKCQLQETLQDKGKGLEALVVEDGSNWSVGQRQLFCLGRVLLRKSRILVLDEATASIDNATDMILQKTIRTEFADCTVIIVAHRIPTVMDCNMVLAISDGKVMEYDAPRNLMKREDSLFGQLVKEYWSRSESTKPH, encoded by the exons atgaaggttgaaagagatTCTGTTGGCCTTGTTACTCCATTTGCCAAAGCTGGATTCCTCAGTAGAATGTCGTTTTGGTGGTTAAATCCGCTGATGAAAAAAGGCAGGAAGAAAACTTTTGAGGATGAAGATATACCCAAGTTGTGCGAGGCAGATCGAGCAGAAAATTGTTATATGCTGTTCTTGGAACAATTGAATAGGCAGAAAAGACCAAAACCATCAATTCTAAAGGCAATAATCTTGTGCCATTGGAAAGAAATCATCTTAACTGGGTGTTTTGCTTTGTTAAAGATTCTTACAGCGTCTGCCGGCCCCTTACTTCTGAACTCCTTCATATTGGTTGGTGAGGGGAAAAAAAGTTTCGAGTACGAAGGACACTTGCTGGCAATATCATTTTTAGTTCTAAAGAGCATAGAATCCATATCACAAAGGCAGTGGTTCTTTCGAAGCAGGCTTATTGGCCTGAAAGTGAGATCATTGCTAATTGCAGCCATTTATAAAAAGCAACTGAGATTAACCAATTCTGCTAGGTTGAAGCACTCAGCTGGTGAGATAATGAACTATGTAACTGTAGATGCTTATAGAATTGGAGAACTTCCATTTTGGTTCCATGAGAGTTGGACGACAGGCCTCCAGCTATGTCTTGCATTAGCAATTCTTGTCCATGCAGTGGGGCTAGCAACAATTGCAGCACTGGTAGTGATAATTCTCACCGTGCTTTGCAATATTCCAATTGGAAAGATACAGCATAAGTTTCAGTCTAAGCTAATGGTGGCGCAAGATGAGAGACTGAAGGCAAGTTCTGAGGCTCTGGTCAACATGAAGGTTTTAAAACTGTATGCCTGGGAAACCCATTTCAAGAATGTTATAGAAAATTTAAGGAACGTAGAACACAAAAGGTTATCTGCAGTGCAGTCAGAGAGAGCATATCACTGCATCCTCTTTTGGTCAACTCCTGTTTTGGTCTCTTCTGCTACTTTTGGAGCATGTTATTTCCTCAGAGTTCCTCTGCATGCAAATAATGTGTTCACCTTTGTAGCAACTTTTCGCCTCGTTCAGGATTCAATTTCACATATTCCTGATGTATTGGGGGTGTTCATTCAAGCAAAGATTGCATTTGCACGTATTTTACAATTCCTTGAAGCACCAGAGCTGCAGAGTGCACATGTCCAGCACGATTGCAACATGGAGAGTGTGAATCACTCCATTTTTATCAAGTCGGCAAAATTCTCCTGGGAAGAGAATTCATCAGAGCCCACTCTGAGAAACATAAATTTGGAGGTTAGACCTGGAGAAAAGGTGGCCATATGTGGAGAAGTTGGCTCAGGCAAATCAACCCTTCTAGCAGCAATTCTTGGAGAAGTTCCAAAGATTCAGGGAACT ATTAAAGTATGTGGGAAGATTTCCTATGTTTCTCAAACAGCCTGGATTCAGAACGGGACAATTCAGGAGAATATTTTATTTGGGTCTGGCATGGATAGTGAAAGATACAGAGAAACATTGGAGAGGTGTTCGTTGGTTAAGGACATTGAGTTGCTTCCTTTTGGTGATCTCACTGAAATAGGGGAGAGAGGAATCAACTTGAGTGGTGGTCAGAAGCAACGCGTTCAACTTGCTCGTGCTCTCTATCAAAATGCTGATATATTTCTCTTAGATGATCCATTCAGTGCTTTGGATGCACATACTGCTATGACCTTATTCAAT GAATATGTTTTGGGAGCGCTTTCTGGGAAGACAGTCTTACTCGTGACCCATCAAGTTGATTTCCTGCCTGCTTTCGATTCTGTTTTG TTCATGTCAGATGGGGAAATCCAACAAGAAGGCCCTTACCATCGGTTATTGGCCTCAAGCAAGGAATTTCAGAACCTTGTTAACGCACACAAAGAAACGGCTGGCTCTGAAAGGCTTGCGGCCGTTAGTTCTGCCCAAAGACATGGAACAACATCCAGAGAGATTAGGAAGACATATGTAGAGAAGGAACTCAAAGCAGGTAAAAGTGATCAATTGATTAagcaagaagagagagaaataggagACATGGGCTTCAAACCTTACATGCAATATCTGAATCAGAGCAAAGGGTTCTTGTACTTCACCATGGCCAGTATCTCTCACCTTATATTTGCGATTGGTCTGATATTACAGAACAGTTGGATGGCTGCTAAAGTTGATAATCCCCATGTTAGCACATCACGATTGGTCTTGGTCTATTTGCTGATTGGATTGGCCTCAATACTGTTTTTCATATTCAGATGTCTTTGTACACTTGCTATGGGTCTTAAATCTTCAAAGTCTTTGTTTTTAAAGCTATTAGACTCCCTTTTCCACGCACCAATGTCTTTCTACGACTCCACACCTTTGGGAAGGATACTTAGTAGG ATATCTTCTGATCTGAGTATCATGGATCTTGATGTCCCGCTCAGCCTTACCTTTTCAGTTGCATCTACCATAAATGTTTGTTCTGCTCTTGTAGTACTAGCCGTTGTCACTTGGCAGGTCTTGTTTGTCTGTGTTCCAATGATTTATCTCGCAATTAGCTTGGAG AGATACTACTTCGCCTCTGCAAAAGAACTAATGAGGATAAATGGCACAACCAAGTCTTTAGTAGCAAGTCATCTAGCTGAGTCTTTAGCGGGAGCCATGACAATAAGGGCTTTTGAGAAGGAAGACAAGTTCTTTGCAAAAAATCTTGACCTCATTGACACCAATGCTAGTCCTTCTTTCCACAACTTTTCAGCAAATGAGTGGTTGACCCAATGGATAGAAATGATAAGTGCAGTTGTTCTTGCCTCTGCAGCACTTTGCATGGTTTTGCTTCCTCCCCGAACTTTTAGCTTTG GACTTATGGGGATGTCACTTTCTTATGGTCTTTCCTTAAGCAATAACCTTGTCCGTGCAATTCAAATGCATTGCAGTATAGCAAATGACATCATTTCTGTAGAAAGGCTATATCAATACATGCATATTCCCAGTGAAGCCCCTCAAGTAATAGAAGGGAGCCGCCCAATGACATATTGGCCGGCTGTGGGTAAAGTGAAGATACAAGATTTGCAG GTCAGATATAGGCCCAATGCACCTCTCGTTCTTTGCGGGATAAATTGCACTTTTGAAGGAGGGCACAAGATTGGTATTGTTGGCCGAACTGGCAGTGGGAAAACTACCCTCATAAGTGCTCTTTTTCGTCTGGTGGAGCCAGCTGCAGGGAAGATTATAGTTGATGGCATTGACATCTCTCAAATTGGACTTCATGATCTTAGGTCACGTCTCGGAATAATTCCTCAAGATCCTACTCTTTTTAATGGGAATGTGCGATACAATTTGGATCCCTTGTCTCAATATTCTGACCAAGAAATCTGGGAG GTTATTGAAAAGTGTCAGCTGCAAGAGACTCTTCAAGATAAAGGAAAGGGCCTAGAAGCCTTAG TTGTGGAAGATGGATCAAATTGGAGCGTGGGGCAGCGACAACTTTTCTGTTTAGGGCGAGTACTTCTGAGGAAAAGTCGGATATTGGTGCTCGATGAAGCAACTGCATCAATTGATAATGCAACTGATATGATTCTGCAGAAAACTATTCGGACTGAATTTGCAGATTGTACTGTAATCATAGTGGCACACAGGATACCAACCGTGATGGATTGCAACATGGTTCTCGCCATTAGCGATG GAAAAGTAATGGAGTATGATGCACCTAGGAACTTGATGAAGAGAGAAGATTCGCTGTTCGGGCAGCTTGTGAAGGAATACTGGTCCCGTTCTGAGTCTACAAAACCCCATTGA
- the LOC132167117 gene encoding ABC transporter C family member 10-like: MKVERDSVGLVTPFAKARFLSRMSFWWLNPLMKKGRKKTLEDEDMPKLREADRAENCYMLFLEQLNKQKRAKPSILKAIILCHWKEIILTGCFALLKILTASAGPLLLNSFILVGEGKKSFKYEGHLLAISFLFIKSIESISQRQWFFRSRLIGLKVRSLLIAAIYKKQLRLTNSARLKHSAGEIMNYVTVDAYRIGELPFWFHESWTTGLQLCLALAILVHAVGLATIAALVVIILTVLCNIPIGKIQHKFQSKLMVAQDERLKASSEALVNMKVLKLYAWETHFKNVIENLRKLEHKRLSAVQSERAYHSILFWSTPVLVSSATFGACYFLRVPLHANNVFTFVATFRLVQDSISHIPDVLGVFVQAKIAFARILQFLEAPELQSAHVQHDCNMESVNHSIFIKSAKFSWEENSSEPTLRNINLEVRPGEKVAICGEVGSGKSTLLAAILGEVPKIQGTIKVCGKISYVSQTAWIQNGTIQENILFGSVMDSERYRETLERCSLVKDLELLPFGDLTEIGERGINLSGGQKQRVQLARALYQNADIFLLDDPFSALDAHTAMSLFNEYVLGALSGKTVLLVTHQVDFLPAFDSVLFMSDGEILQEGPYHRLLASSKEFQDLVNAHKETAGSERLAAVSSAHRHGTSSREIRKAYVEKKLKACKSDQLIQQEEREIGDTGFKPYMQYLNQSKGFLYFTMASISHLLFAIGLILQNSWMARKVDKAHVSTSRLVLVYLLIGLASVLFLIFRCLCTLAMGLRSSKSLFSKLLDSLFHAPMSFYDSTPLGRILSRISSDLSIMDLDVPLSLMFSVSSTINVCSALVVLAVVTWQVLFVCVPMIYLAISLQRYYFASAKELMRINGTTKSLVASHLAESLAGAMTIRAFEKEDKFFAKNLDLTDTNASPSFHNFSANEWLTQWIEMISAVVLASAALCMVLLPPRTFSFGLMGMSLSYGLSLSNNLVRAIQKHCSIANDIISVERLYQYMHIPSEAPQVIEGSRPTTYWPAVGKVEIQDLQVRYRPNAPLVLCGINCTFEGGHKIGIVGRTGSGKTTLLSALFRLVEPAAGKIIVDGIDISQIGLHDLRSRLGIIPQDPTLFNGTVRYNLDPLSQYSDQEIWEVIEKCQLQEALQDKGKGLEALVVEDGSNWSVGQRQLFCLGRVLLRRSRILVLDEATASIDNATDMILQKTIRTEFADCTVIIVAHRIPTVMDCTMVLAIRDGKVMEYDTPMNLMKREDSLFGQLVKEYWSRSESTEPH, translated from the exons atgaaggttgaaagagatTCTGTTGGACTTGTTACTCCATTTGCCAAAGCTAGATTCCTCAGCAGAATGTCGTTTTGGTGGTTAAATCCGTTGATGAAAAAAGGCAGGAAGAAAACTCTTGAGGATGAAGATATGCCCAAGTTGCGCGAGGCAGATCGAGCAGAAAATTGTTATATGCTGTTCTTGGAACAATTGAATAAGCAAAAAAGAGCAAAACCATCAATTTTGAAGGCAATAATCTTGTGCCATTGGAAAGAAATCATCTTAACTGGGTGTTTTGCTTTGTTAAAGATTCTTACAGCGTCTGCCGGCCCCTTACTTCTGAACTCCTTCATATTGGTTGGTGAGGGGAAAAAAAGTTTCAAGTACGAAGGACACTTGCTGgcaatatcatttttatttataaagagCATAGAATCCATATCACAGAGGCAATGGTTCTTCCGAAGCAGGCTTATTGGCCTGAAAGTGAGATCATTGCTAATTGCAGCCATTTATAAAAAGCAACTGAGATTAACCAATTCAGCTAGGTTGAAGCACTCAGCTGGTGAGATAATGAACTATGTAACTGTAGATGCTTATAGAATTGGAGAACTTCCATTTTGGTTCCATGAGAGTTGGACGACAGGCCTCCAGCTATGTCTTGCTTTAGCAATTCTTGTCCATGCAGTGGGGCTAGCAACAATTGCAGCACTGGTAGTGATAATTCTCACCGTGCTTTGCAATATTCCAATTGGAAAGATACAGCATAAGTTTCAGTCTAAGCTAATGGTGGCGCAAGATGAGAGACTGAAGGCAAGTTCTGAGGCTCTGGTCAACATGAAGGTTTTAAAACTGTATGCTTGGGAAACTCATTTCAAGAATGTTATAGAAAATTTAAGGAAGTTAGAACACAAAAGGCTCTCTGCAGTGCAGTCAGAGAGAGCATATCACAGCATTCTCTTTTGGTCAACTCCTGTTTTGGTCTCTTCTGCTACTTTTGGAGCGTGTTATTTCCTCAGAGTTCCTCTACATGCAAATAATGTTTTCACCTTTGTAGCAACTTTTCGCCTCGTTCAGGATTCAATTTCACATATTCCTGATGTATTGGGGGTGTTCGTTCAAGCAAAGATTGCATTTGCACGCATTTTACAATTCCTTGAGGCACCAGAGCTGCAGAGTGCACATGTCCAGCACGATTGCAACATGGAGAGTGTGAATCACTCCATTTTTATCAAGTCGGCAAAATTCTCCTGGGAAGAGAATTCATCAGAGCCCACTCTGAGAAACATAAATTTGGAGGTTAGACCTGGAGAAAAGGTGGCCATATGTGGAGAAGTTGGCTCAGGCAAATCAACCCTTCTAGCAGCAATTCTTGGAGAAGTTCCAAAGATTCAGGGAACT ATTAAAGTATGTGGGAAGATTTCCTATGTTTCTCAAACAGCATGGATTCAGAATGGGACAATACAGGAGAATATTTTATTTGGGTCTGTCATGGATAGTGAAAGATACAGAGAAACATTGGAGAGGTGTTCGTTGGTGAAGGACCTTGAGTTGCTTCCTTTTGGTGATCTCACTGAAATAGGAGAGAGAGGAATCAACTTGAGTGGTGGTCAGAAGCAACGCGTTCAACTTGCTCGGGCTCTCTATCAAAATGCTGATATATTTCTCTTAGATGATCCATTCAGTGCTTTGGATGCACATACTGCTATGAGCTTATTCAAT GAATATGTTTTGGGAGCGCTTTCTGGGAAGACAGTCTTACTCGTGACCCATCAAGTTGATTTCCTGCCTGCTTTCGATTCTGTTTTG TTCATGTCAGATGGGGAAATCCTACAGGAAGGTCCTTACCATCGGTTATTGGCCTCAAGCAAGGAATTTCAGGACCTTGTTAACGCACACAAAGAGACGGCCGGCTCTGAAAGGCTTGCAGCCGTTAGTTCTGCCCATAGACATGGAACATCATCCAGAGAGATTAGAAAGGCATACGTAGAGAAGAAACTCAAAGCATGTAAAAGTGATCAATTGATTCagcaagaagagagagaaataggagACACGGGCTTCAAGCCTTACATGCAATATCTGAATCAGAGCAAAGGGTTCTTGTACTTCACCATGGCCAGTATCTCTCACCTTCTATTTGCGATTGGTCTGATATTACAGAACAGTTGGATGGCTCGTAAAGTTGATAAGGCCCATGTTAGCACATCGCGATTGGTCTTGGTCTATTTGCTGATTGGACTGGCCTCAGTACTGTTTTTAATATTCAGATGTCTTTGTACACTTGCTATGGGTCTTAGATCTtcaaaatctttgttttcaaagCTATTAGACTCCCTTTTCCACGCACCCATGTCTTTCTACGACTCCACACCTTTGGGAAGGATACTTAGCAGG ATATCTTCTGATCTGAGTATCATGGATCTCGATGTCCCGCTCAGCCTTATGTTTTCAGTTTCATCTACCATAAATGTTTGTTCTGCTCTTGTAGTACTAGCCGTTGTCACCTGGCAGGTCTTATTTGTCTGTGTACCAATGATTTATCTCGCAATTAGCTTGCAG AGATACTACTTCGCCTCTGCAAAAGAACTGATGAGGATAAATGGCACAACCAAGTCCTTAGTAGCAAGTCATCTAGCTGAGTCTTTAGCGGGAGCCATGACAATAAGGGCTTTTGAGAAGGAAGACAAGTTCTTTGCAAAAAATCTTGACCTCACTGACACCAATGCTAGTCCTTCTTTTCACAACTTTTCAGCAAATGAGTGGTTGACCCAATGGATAGAAATGATAAGTGCAGTTGTTCTTGCCTCTGCAGCACTTTGCATGGTTTTGCTTCCTCCCCGAACTTTTAGCTTTG GACTCATGGGGATGTCACTTTCTTATGGTCTTTCCTTAAGCAATAACCTTGTCCGTGCAATTCAAAAGCATTGCAGTATAGCAAATGACATCATTTCTGTAGAAAGGCTATATCAATACATGCATATTCCCAGTGAAGCCCCTCAAGTAATAGAAGGGAGCCGCCCAACAACGTATTGGCCGGCTGTGGGTAAAGTGGAGATACAAGATTTGCAG GTCAGATATAGGCCCAATGCACCTCTCGTTCTTTGCGGGATAAATTGCACTTTTGAAGGAGGGCACAAGATTGGTATTGTTGGCCGAACTGGCAGTGGGAAGACTACCCTCCTAAGTGCTCTTTTTCGTCTGGTGGAGCCAGCTGCAGGGAAGATTATAGTTGATGGCATTGACATCTCTCAAATTGGACTTCATGATCTTAGGTCACGTCTCGGAATAATTCCTCAAGATCCTACTCTTTTTAATGGTACTGTGAGATACAATTTGGATCCCTTGTCTCAATATTCTGACCAAGAAATCTGGGAG GTTATTGAAAAGTGTCAGCTGCAAGAGGCTCTTCAAGATAAAGGAAAGGGCCTAGAAGCCTTAG TTGTGGAAGATGGATCGAATTGGAGCGTAGGGCAGCGGCAACTTTTCTGTCTAGGGCGTGTGCTTTTGAGGAGAAGTCGGATATTGGTGCTCGATGAAGCAACTGCATCCATTGATAATGCAACTGATATGATTCTGCAGAAAACTATTCGGACTGAATTTGCAGATTGTACTGTAATCATAGTAGCGCACAGGATACCAACCGTGATGGATTGCACCATGGTTCTTGCTATTAGAGATG GAAAAGTAATGGAGTATGATACACCTATGAACTTGATGAAGAGAGAAGATTCGCTGTTTGGGCAGCTTGTGAAGGAATACTGGTCCCGTTCTGAGTCTACAGAACCCCATTGA
- the LOC132167121 gene encoding uncharacterized protein LOC132167121 — MSTISASRFFSISTSELLYSTATHQNRSKVSTFYPTLFPKLPPRPHLLTQSSRKTLTLVSSKSSEEAEELSSVGPEDEWLKKLPDKKKPLYSHSLPCIEAWLRSLGFYQSKDDRAVWLVEKPEWHAQLSLDVTDLYIRYLKSGPGNLEKDVERRFSYALSREDIENAVLGGP, encoded by the exons atGTCCACCATATCTGCCTCCAGATTCTTCAGCATTAGCACCAGCGAACTACTCTATTCTACTGCGACACATCAGAATCGCTCCAAAGTGTCCACCTTTTACCCTACCCTTTTCCCGAAACTCCCTCCGCGGCCCCACCTCCTCACCCAATCTTCAAGAAAGACATTGACTTTGGTTTCCTCAAAGTCATCTGAGGAGGCAGAGGAGCTCTCTTCAGTAGGCCCAGAGGACGAGTGGCTGAAGAAGCTTCCGGACAAGAAGAAGCCCCTTTACTCTCACAGCCTGCCCTGTATTGAGGCCTGGTTGAGGAGCTTGGGGTTTTACCAGAGCAAAGATGACCGGGCCGTTTGGCTTGTGGAGAAGCCGGAGTGGCACGCCCAGCTCTCGCTAGATGTCACTGACCTCTATATAAG ATATCTAAAGAGTGGACCTGGGAATCTTGAAAAGGATGTTGAGAGGAGATTTAGTTATGCATTGAGCAGAGAGGATATTGAGAATGCCGTGCTTGGAGGACCTTAA